Proteins encoded together in one Zonotrichia albicollis isolate bZonAlb1 unplaced genomic scaffold, bZonAlb1.hap1 Scaffold_254, whole genome shotgun sequence window:
- the LOC141727761 gene encoding olfactory receptor 14A16-like gives MSNSSSIRHFLLLTLADTRQLQLLHFCLLLGISLAALLGNGLIISAVACGHHLHTPMFFFLLNLALSDLGSICTTVPKAMHNSLWDTRNISYTGCAAQVFFFVFFISAELSLLTIMCYDRYVSICKPLHYGTLLGSRACAHMAAAAWASAFLNALMHTANTFSLPLCHGNALGQFFCEIPQILKLSCSKSHLRELGLIAVSVCLVFGCFVFIVFSYVQIFRAVLRIPSEEGRYKAFSTCLPRLAVVFLFVSTSTFAYLKPPSISSPPLNLALSVLYSVMPPALNPLIYSLRNQELKAAVWRLMTGCFQEH, from the coding sequence atgtccaacagcagctccatcaggcacttcctcctgctgacattggcagacacacggcagctgcagctcctgcacttctgcctcttgttgggcatctccctggctgccctcctgggcaacggcctcatcatcagcgccgtagcctgcggccaccacctgcacacgcccatgttcttcttcctgctcaacctggccctcagcgacctgggctccatctgcaccactgtcccgaaagccatgcacaattccctctgggacaccaggaacatctcctacacaggatgtgctgcacaggtctttttctttgtgtttttcatctcagcagagctttcccttctgaccatcatgtgctacgaccgctacgtgtccatctgcaaacccctgcactatgggaccctcctgggcagcagagcttgtgcccacatggcagcagctgcctgggccagtgcctttctcaatgccctcatgcacacagccaatacattttccctgcccctgtgccatggcaatgccctgggccagttcttctgtgaaatcccacagatcctcaagctctcctgctccaaatcccacCTCAGGGAGCTTGGGCTCATTGCAGTTAGTGTCTGTTTggtatttggttgttttgtgttcattgttttctcctatgtacagatcttcagggccgttttgaggatcccctctgaggaGGGACGGTACAAAGctttttccacctgcctccctcgcTTGGctgttgttttcctgtttgtcaGCACTTCCACATTTGcttacctgaagcccccctccatctcctctccACCCCTcaatctggccctgtcagttctgtactcagtgatgcctccagccctgaacccgctcatctacagcctgaggaaccaggagctcaaggctgcagtgtggagactgatgactggatgctttcaggaacattaa